The following proteins are encoded in a genomic region of Neomicrococcus aestuarii:
- a CDS encoding inositol monophosphatase family protein: MKPEDFLELTLKAARAGAAVLAARASFSPATGRIETDSKSAAGDWVTEFDRNAEQAVREILHAARPHDEISGEEYETTTVENPSGYRWSIDPLDGTVNFVRGIPFFGCSVAVFGPADHAPEGAWLAGAVVAPALNVEYFATRGGGAWMRTTHDDDAAPVRLHGPDKTSDARILATGLGYDAARRAYQVAALAEMLPGFANIRRLGSAALDLCLVAEGKIDAYAEFGTQEFDWAAGALIAEESGTPVRRPASGDGTRWPDWMVAGQVNVPKSPRRTPDPQSILDDPIKHKAEAGNASGVVVVRDALPDDYLEIRRITHDAYISGGYFGSAEEPYMQRVGNVSDRHEDALMWVAERDGQVVGSVTIARAGEKWADIAREDELEFRLLAVDPNVQRSGAGSALVERIVAYAKTLPDVNRVSLTTGADWLPAHALYERLGFTRVPDRDWFVPGTDIKLIVYVYEIAEH, from the coding sequence ATGAAACCCGAAGACTTCCTTGAGCTCACTCTCAAGGCGGCACGAGCAGGAGCAGCCGTCCTCGCAGCTCGAGCAAGTTTCTCACCAGCAACTGGTCGCATTGAGACGGATTCAAAGTCCGCTGCGGGGGACTGGGTGACCGAGTTTGACCGGAACGCCGAGCAAGCCGTGCGGGAGATCCTGCACGCTGCTCGCCCTCATGATGAGATCAGCGGCGAAGAGTATGAGACCACCACGGTAGAGAACCCCAGCGGCTACCGCTGGTCCATCGATCCGCTCGATGGCACCGTCAACTTTGTTCGCGGCATCCCGTTCTTCGGGTGCTCGGTCGCCGTCTTCGGCCCGGCAGACCATGCCCCTGAAGGCGCATGGTTGGCTGGCGCCGTGGTTGCTCCTGCGCTCAACGTCGAATACTTCGCCACTCGCGGCGGCGGTGCGTGGATGCGCACTACTCATGACGACGACGCCGCTCCCGTCCGCTTGCACGGCCCGGACAAGACCTCCGACGCCCGCATTCTGGCGACCGGCCTGGGATACGACGCTGCACGCCGCGCTTACCAAGTGGCCGCGCTCGCAGAAATGCTCCCAGGCTTCGCGAACATTCGCCGCCTCGGTTCTGCGGCTTTGGACCTCTGCCTGGTGGCGGAAGGAAAGATCGATGCGTACGCCGAATTCGGCACGCAGGAATTCGACTGGGCAGCCGGTGCATTGATCGCCGAAGAGTCTGGCACCCCAGTCCGCCGTCCGGCCAGTGGCGATGGCACACGCTGGCCGGACTGGATGGTCGCAGGTCAGGTCAATGTCCCCAAATCTCCGCGCCGCACCCCAGACCCGCAGTCCATCCTCGATGACCCCATCAAGCACAAAGCCGAGGCTGGGAACGCAAGCGGCGTCGTCGTAGTTCGGGACGCTCTTCCGGATGACTATTTGGAAATCCGCCGCATCACCCACGATGCCTACATTTCCGGGGGCTACTTCGGAAGCGCGGAAGAACCGTACATGCAGCGCGTCGGCAACGTCTCCGACCGTCACGAAGACGCCCTCATGTGGGTTGCTGAACGCGACGGCCAAGTGGTGGGATCAGTCACCATCGCCCGTGCGGGGGAGAAATGGGCGGATATCGCCCGCGAAGACGAACTCGAATTCAGGCTCCTCGCCGTGGATCCAAACGTTCAACGCAGCGGTGCCGGAAGTGCCCTGGTGGAACGAATCGTGGCGTACGCGAAGACGCTTCCGGACGTAAACCGCGTGAGTTTGACGACGGGAGCGGACTGGCTTCCCGCCCATGCCTTGTACGAACGCCTTGGATTTACGCGCGTTCCAGATCGAGACTGGTTTGTTCCGGGAACTGATATCAAGCTCATCGTTTACGTTTACGAAATAGCTGAGCACTAG
- a CDS encoding adenylate/guanylate cyclase domain-containing protein, with amino-acid sequence MTIDHPEILPSEDAAQTQAAVDSAPIVVGTPTVNSKEPSDREATKSLERRLLGGPRTLKRREVAAGAGISLLSAKKLWRALGFPNLTDDEVAFTERDLEAILTIVENVREGYLSEETAISITRSIGQMTDRMVIWQIEALVEDLVQNKKLTDREAREQVLKILPTLIEPMESVLLYAWRRQMNSAIQRQVLRVESGLKASAEGRTGEEDDAPLPLARAVGFADLVSYTSLSRRMNERTLAQLVQRFEQKSAEIIAVGGGRLVKTIGDEVLFVAETPQAGAEISLALAEEFRADDFLPDARVSLVWGRVLSRLGDIYGPTVNLAARLTALSEPGKVYCDALTASTLSGDKRYIVERQQSHEVRGFGEITPYILARGEGEGLSLD; translated from the coding sequence GTGACGATTGATCATCCAGAAATCCTGCCGTCAGAAGACGCCGCACAAACCCAAGCGGCCGTTGACTCGGCTCCCATTGTGGTGGGTACCCCCACGGTGAATAGCAAAGAGCCGAGCGACCGCGAAGCTACCAAAAGCCTTGAACGGCGACTGCTCGGTGGTCCGCGTACGCTCAAGCGACGCGAGGTTGCTGCTGGGGCTGGTATCTCCTTGCTGTCCGCCAAGAAATTATGGCGCGCCCTGGGATTTCCCAACCTCACCGATGATGAGGTGGCGTTCACCGAGCGGGACCTCGAAGCGATCCTGACGATCGTGGAAAACGTGCGCGAGGGCTACCTGTCAGAAGAGACGGCAATCTCCATCACGCGCTCCATCGGCCAGATGACGGACCGCATGGTCATTTGGCAGATCGAAGCCCTCGTGGAAGATCTAGTCCAAAACAAAAAGCTCACGGACCGCGAAGCGCGTGAACAAGTTCTCAAGATTCTGCCCACACTCATTGAGCCGATGGAAAGCGTGCTCTTGTACGCATGGCGGCGCCAAATGAACTCCGCCATCCAGCGCCAAGTGCTCCGCGTGGAATCTGGTCTCAAGGCCTCCGCGGAAGGTCGCACCGGCGAAGAGGACGACGCTCCGCTGCCGTTGGCCCGCGCCGTGGGCTTCGCGGATCTGGTCTCCTACACGTCTCTGTCTCGCCGCATGAACGAACGAACCTTGGCGCAACTGGTGCAGCGTTTCGAACAGAAGAGCGCCGAGATCATTGCCGTGGGCGGTGGCCGCTTGGTCAAGACCATCGGCGACGAAGTGCTGTTCGTGGCCGAAACCCCGCAGGCCGGAGCGGAAATTTCGCTCGCGCTCGCAGAAGAATTCCGCGCCGATGACTTCTTGCCGGATGCGCGCGTCTCACTGGTGTGGGGCCGCGTGCTGTCCCGTTTGGGCGACATTTATGGACCCACCGTCAATCTCGCCGCACGCCTCACCGCGCTCTCGGAGCCGGGCAAGGTGTACTGCGATGCGTTGACCGCGTCCACTCTCTCGGGCGACAAGCGCTACATCGTGGAACGGCAGCAAAGTCATGAGGTGCGCGGCTTCGGCGAAATCACACCGTACATTCTTGCTCGCGGCGAGGGCGAGGGCCTGTCGCTGGATTAG
- a CDS encoding glycine C-acetyltransferase, translating to MGKESIISSIAEEIFGIREAGLYKIERHIDSPQDSSIQAGSIGSPAAPVLNFCANNYLGLANDPRLIAAAHAGLDEHGFGMASVRFICGTQDIHLALESEVSEFLGTEATILFSSCFDANGGVFETLFGPEDAIISDALNHASIIDGIRLSKANRFRYANQDMADLRAQLEAAQTLNDGTGPRRAVIVTDGVFSMDGFIAPLREICDLADEFGALVMVDDSHAVGFMGPTGAGIPEHLGVSERVDIYTGTFGKALGGASGGYVSGRAEIVELLRQRARPYLFSNSLAPAIVQATREALNIVKASGELREKLFRIAANFRSAMTQAGFELLPGEHAIVPVMFGDAHKASAVADEMLKLGVFVTAFSYPVVPRDAARIRVQLSAGHSLQEIDQCVRAFVTARQAVEDRFLKQTR from the coding sequence GTGGGCAAAGAGTCAATAATTTCAAGCATCGCCGAGGAAATATTCGGCATCAGGGAAGCTGGCCTCTATAAGATCGAGCGGCATATTGACTCCCCACAGGATTCCTCTATCCAGGCCGGCTCCATCGGATCCCCTGCGGCGCCCGTACTGAACTTTTGCGCCAACAACTATTTGGGTCTAGCCAACGATCCCCGCCTGATTGCCGCGGCCCACGCGGGCCTTGACGAACACGGCTTCGGCATGGCGTCAGTTCGTTTTATCTGCGGAACACAAGACATTCATTTGGCGCTCGAATCCGAGGTTTCAGAATTCCTGGGTACCGAAGCAACCATCTTGTTCTCCTCGTGCTTTGACGCGAACGGCGGAGTATTTGAAACACTTTTTGGCCCTGAAGATGCCATCATTTCCGATGCACTTAACCACGCCTCCATCATCGACGGAATTCGCCTGTCCAAGGCGAACCGTTTCCGCTATGCAAACCAAGATATGGCCGATTTACGGGCACAGTTGGAGGCAGCGCAAACGCTGAACGACGGTACTGGCCCGCGTCGAGCGGTAATCGTCACGGACGGCGTGTTCTCGATGGATGGATTCATCGCACCCCTTCGCGAAATTTGCGATCTTGCCGACGAATTCGGGGCATTGGTCATGGTTGATGATTCTCATGCTGTCGGATTCATGGGTCCAACCGGTGCCGGAATCCCCGAACATCTAGGAGTGAGCGAGCGTGTAGACATCTACACGGGAACCTTCGGCAAAGCTCTAGGCGGCGCATCCGGAGGATACGTGTCTGGGCGTGCGGAAATTGTCGAACTACTTCGACAGCGAGCACGGCCTTACCTCTTCTCTAATTCTTTGGCACCGGCCATTGTGCAGGCGACGCGCGAGGCACTCAACATCGTCAAAGCATCAGGAGAGTTGCGGGAAAAACTCTTCCGCATTGCCGCGAATTTTCGATCAGCCATGACACAGGCAGGATTCGAACTCTTGCCGGGTGAACACGCCATCGTCCCCGTGATGTTCGGCGACGCCCATAAGGCTTCGGCCGTTGCCGATGAAATGCTCAAGCTCGGCGTCTTCGTGACAGCTTTCAGCTACCCCGTTGTGCCGCGAGACGCGGCACGGATACGAGTGCAACTATCTGCCGGACATTCTCTACAGGAGATTGACCAATGCGTCCGTGCGTTTGTTACGGCCAGACAGGCTGTTGAAGACCGCTTTCTGAAGCAAACTAGATAA
- a CDS encoding PP2C family protein-serine/threonine phosphatase: protein MTSFTLRVGARSDRGLVRPLNEDSLLLGDGIFGVCDGMGGHEAGEVASRMCAHILKEAYDDAAHRPTSALVASYLRSADDAIRTAIHARGGTTVSGLALVTTDAETAATGADSTAGEADLQWCVFNVGDSRTYRVTPSGALAQITRDHSQVQELVALGQLTQEQAAVHPRRHVITRALGAGDAAEADLWNLPVVAGERFLVCSDGLSGEVHEETIAEVLSQHADPQQAADRLILLAIESGGRDNISVVVVDVLEDSTAD from the coding sequence GTGACCTCATTTACCTTGCGCGTTGGCGCGCGGTCTGATCGCGGCCTTGTGCGCCCGCTCAACGAAGATTCGCTGCTGCTAGGGGATGGAATTTTTGGTGTCTGCGACGGAATGGGCGGGCACGAAGCCGGCGAGGTTGCTAGCCGGATGTGCGCTCATATCTTGAAGGAAGCGTACGACGACGCGGCTCACCGCCCGACCTCGGCTTTAGTCGCGAGCTACTTGCGGAGCGCTGACGACGCGATTCGTACAGCGATTCACGCGCGCGGCGGCACCACCGTAAGCGGACTCGCGCTCGTGACAACCGATGCGGAAACTGCGGCTACTGGAGCGGACAGCACGGCGGGCGAAGCAGATCTTCAGTGGTGCGTGTTCAACGTCGGCGATTCACGCACATACCGCGTGACGCCCAGCGGTGCGCTGGCTCAAATCACCCGAGACCACTCTCAAGTCCAAGAACTCGTAGCGCTGGGGCAACTCACGCAAGAACAAGCGGCGGTGCACCCTCGACGCCACGTGATTACCCGGGCACTCGGCGCGGGCGATGCCGCCGAAGCCGACCTATGGAACCTTCCCGTTGTTGCGGGGGAGCGGTTCTTGGTGTGTTCGGATGGGCTCAGTGGCGAGGTTCACGAAGAGACCATCGCCGAGGTCCTCTCCCAACACGCCGATCCCCAACAAGCTGCGGATCGGCTGATCCTTCTCGCTATTGAGTCCGGCGGTCGGGACAACATTTCGGTGGTTGTGGTGGATGTTCTTGAGGACTCAACCGCAGACTAA
- the ligA gene encoding NAD-dependent DNA ligase LigA, whose protein sequence is MRQDVFVSTEQTDQNLQELQEQQVVPAETLRDEYDALVDDVRKHRTAYYQEDAPLISDAEFDELYRKLENFEALHPELVTNDSPTQEVGGEVSVAFAPAKHVTRMYSLEDVFSLEELDEWARRAEKNAAIQAPQDQIRWLTEVKIDGLAINLLYENGKLKRAATRGDGVTGEDVTHNVLTIKSIPTELAGSGWPAELEVRGEIFIPSADFKIFNDALIEDGKAPLANPRNAAAGSLRQKDPAETAKRPLSMFVHGIGSREGLTAHSQSETYELMRSWGLPVSPYWASFEKYEDVLAFIADKGEHRHDLLHEIDGIVVKIDSFAIQRALGYTSRVPRWAAAYKYPPEEVHTKLLDIQVNVGRTGRVTPFAVMEPVKVAGSTVEMATLHNQDVVKAKNLLIGDVVILRKAGDVIPEILGPVLPLREGRESELHEFVMPTNCPSCGEPLSPAKEGDVDIRCLNARSCPAQLTERVAHLGSRGAFDIEALGYEAARALTQPASPTPGPLVNEADLFDLTAEDLSDVLIEREKKSRGVPTGQMELVPYFYTKGTAKKPSEPSATTKKLFTELEKAKSQPLWRVLVALSIRHVGPTASRALATAFGSMDKIRAASVEELASVDGVGSIIAESITEWFTVDWHQEIVAKWAAAGVRMEDEVDESIPRTLEGLTIVVTGTLPNFSRDEAKEAIISRGGKASGSVSKNTSFVVAGDSAGTKLDKAQALGVPVLDEDGFRALLADGPEGVTTA, encoded by the coding sequence ATGCGGCAAGATGTATTCGTGAGTACTGAACAAACGGACCAGAACCTCCAAGAGCTTCAAGAGCAGCAAGTGGTGCCTGCGGAAACGTTGCGGGATGAATACGACGCCCTCGTTGATGACGTGCGTAAACACCGCACGGCGTACTACCAAGAGGACGCCCCGCTCATCTCTGACGCAGAGTTCGATGAGCTCTACCGCAAGCTGGAAAACTTCGAGGCACTGCACCCGGAGCTGGTCACGAACGATTCGCCCACCCAAGAGGTCGGCGGCGAAGTCTCCGTGGCGTTTGCCCCTGCGAAGCACGTCACACGCATGTACTCCCTTGAGGATGTGTTCTCCCTCGAGGAACTTGATGAGTGGGCTCGCCGCGCCGAAAAGAATGCGGCCATCCAAGCTCCGCAAGATCAGATCCGTTGGCTCACGGAAGTCAAGATCGATGGCCTTGCTATCAACCTGTTGTACGAGAACGGCAAGCTCAAACGGGCTGCGACTCGCGGCGACGGTGTCACCGGTGAAGACGTCACTCACAACGTCCTCACCATCAAGTCCATCCCCACCGAACTCGCGGGATCCGGCTGGCCAGCCGAGCTCGAAGTGCGCGGAGAAATCTTCATACCGTCCGCAGATTTCAAGATCTTCAACGACGCCTTGATTGAGGACGGCAAAGCGCCACTCGCGAACCCCCGCAACGCAGCGGCCGGATCGCTCCGCCAAAAGGACCCCGCCGAGACCGCTAAACGCCCGCTGTCCATGTTCGTTCACGGCATCGGCTCACGCGAGGGACTCACAGCTCACAGCCAGTCCGAGACCTACGAGCTCATGCGCTCGTGGGGCCTTCCCGTCTCGCCGTATTGGGCGTCCTTCGAAAAGTATGAAGACGTACTCGCGTTCATCGCGGACAAGGGCGAACACCGCCATGACCTCCTTCACGAGATCGACGGCATCGTTGTCAAGATCGATTCGTTCGCTATCCAGCGAGCGCTCGGCTACACCTCCCGCGTCCCACGCTGGGCAGCCGCCTATAAGTACCCGCCAGAAGAAGTTCACACTAAGTTGCTGGACATCCAGGTCAACGTTGGCCGCACCGGCCGCGTGACCCCCTTCGCCGTCATGGAACCGGTAAAAGTCGCCGGGTCCACCGTGGAAATGGCAACACTTCACAACCAAGACGTGGTGAAGGCCAAGAACCTCCTCATCGGTGACGTGGTGATCCTGCGCAAAGCAGGGGACGTGATCCCGGAAATCTTGGGGCCAGTCTTGCCGTTGCGCGAGGGCCGCGAAAGCGAACTGCACGAGTTCGTCATGCCCACCAACTGCCCGTCCTGCGGTGAACCGCTGAGCCCAGCGAAGGAAGGCGACGTGGACATTCGTTGCCTCAACGCGCGCTCGTGCCCCGCTCAGCTCACCGAGCGCGTGGCGCACTTGGGCTCTCGCGGCGCTTTCGATATCGAAGCGCTGGGGTATGAGGCAGCTCGCGCCCTGACGCAGCCGGCCTCTCCCACTCCTGGACCGCTCGTTAACGAAGCTGATCTCTTTGATCTCACGGCGGAGGACCTGAGCGACGTCCTCATTGAACGCGAGAAGAAGAGCCGCGGCGTTCCCACCGGCCAGATGGAACTGGTGCCGTACTTCTATACGAAGGGCACCGCGAAGAAGCCTTCCGAGCCAAGCGCGACCACCAAGAAGCTCTTCACTGAACTCGAGAAAGCGAAAAGCCAGCCGCTCTGGCGAGTTCTCGTGGCACTCTCCATCCGCCACGTTGGCCCTACTGCCTCCCGAGCTCTCGCAACGGCATTCGGGTCTATGGACAAGATCCGCGCCGCAAGCGTTGAAGAGCTTGCGAGCGTTGACGGGGTGGGCAGCATCATCGCTGAATCCATCACCGAATGGTTCACCGTGGATTGGCACCAAGAGATCGTCGCGAAGTGGGCAGCTGCTGGTGTGCGTATGGAGGATGAAGTGGATGAATCGATTCCACGGACCCTCGAAGGACTGACCATCGTGGTCACCGGAACGCTCCCGAACTTCAGCCGCGACGAGGCCAAAGAAGCCATCATCAGCCGCGGCGGCAAAGCCTCGGGATCCGTCTCTAAAAACACCAGCTTTGTAGTCGCCGGCGATTCCGCTGGCACTAAGCTCGATAAAGCCCAAGCGCTAGGAGTGCCGGTCCTCGATGAGGACGGGTTCCGCGCACTATTGGCCGATGGCCCTGAAGGAGTCACCACCGCATGA
- the gatB gene encoding Asp-tRNA(Asn)/Glu-tRNA(Gln) amidotransferase subunit GatB, which yields MSTTEELVDFDVALEKYDPVLGFEVHVELNTKTKMFSDAPNAFGDVPNTNVTPVDLGLPGVLPVVNKTAVEYSILIGLALNCKIAESCRFARKNYFYPDTPKNFQTSQYDEPIAYDGYIDIELEDGEVFRVEIERAHMEEDAGKLTHMGGSTGRIQGAEFSLVDYNRAGVPLVEIVTKPIVGAGKRAPELARAYVGAIREIVKNLNVSDAKMERGNVRCDANVSLMLKGADKFGTRSETKNVNSLRAVEHAVHFEIERHAAVLESGQKVVQETRHWHEDTRTTTSGRPKSDADDYRYFPEPDLVPVVTTPEWIEELRARLPEPPAERRKRLKAEWGYSDAEFRDVVNAGMTDLITDTIAAGATPAVARKWWMGVVSGLAKTQDVDAADLGVTPATIVELQGLIDSKKINDKIARQVLDFVLAGEGTPAEVVEKRNLAVVNDDSALGAAIDEAMAQMPDVVAKIQSGKVQAIGALIGPVMKATRGQADAARVREIVLEKLGVEG from the coding sequence GTGTCGACGACCGAAGAACTTGTAGATTTCGACGTAGCACTCGAAAAGTATGATCCGGTGCTGGGTTTTGAAGTTCACGTTGAGCTCAACACCAAGACCAAGATGTTCTCTGACGCACCGAATGCCTTCGGCGATGTGCCCAACACGAACGTCACTCCGGTTGATCTTGGCCTGCCGGGCGTCTTGCCCGTAGTCAACAAGACCGCGGTGGAGTACTCGATCCTCATTGGATTGGCCCTGAACTGCAAGATTGCCGAATCCTGCCGTTTCGCGCGCAAGAACTACTTCTACCCGGACACCCCGAAGAACTTCCAGACCTCTCAGTACGATGAACCGATCGCTTACGACGGTTACATCGACATTGAGCTGGAAGACGGCGAAGTGTTCCGCGTGGAAATCGAGCGCGCTCACATGGAAGAAGACGCCGGAAAGCTGACCCACATGGGTGGCAGCACCGGACGCATCCAAGGCGCCGAGTTCTCCTTGGTGGACTACAACCGTGCCGGTGTTCCGCTCGTGGAGATCGTGACGAAGCCAATCGTGGGCGCTGGTAAGCGTGCTCCTGAACTGGCTCGCGCGTACGTCGGTGCCATCCGTGAAATCGTCAAGAACCTCAACGTTTCTGACGCCAAGATGGAACGCGGCAACGTGCGTTGCGATGCCAACGTCTCCTTGATGCTCAAGGGCGCCGACAAGTTCGGCACCCGCTCAGAGACCAAGAACGTGAACTCTTTGCGCGCTGTGGAGCACGCTGTTCACTTCGAGATTGAGCGTCACGCGGCTGTTCTTGAGTCCGGTCAGAAGGTTGTTCAGGAGACCCGTCACTGGCACGAGGACACTCGTACCACCACGTCAGGGCGCCCGAAGTCAGATGCCGACGATTACCGCTACTTCCCGGAACCTGATCTGGTTCCTGTGGTGACCACGCCGGAATGGATCGAAGAGCTTCGTGCTCGTTTGCCGGAACCTCCTGCCGAGCGTCGCAAGCGCTTGAAAGCCGAATGGGGCTACTCGGACGCCGAGTTCCGTGACGTGGTCAACGCCGGAATGACGGACCTGATCACCGACACCATCGCAGCCGGCGCAACCCCAGCGGTTGCTCGTAAGTGGTGGATGGGTGTGGTGTCCGGTCTGGCGAAGACCCAGGATGTTGACGCAGCAGATCTTGGTGTAACGCCTGCAACTATCGTTGAACTTCAGGGGCTGATTGACTCCAAGAAGATCAACGACAAGATCGCCCGTCAGGTTCTCGACTTCGTCTTAGCCGGAGAGGGCACCCCAGCCGAGGTTGTTGAAAAGCGCAACCTCGCTGTGGTGAATGACGACTCCGCATTGGGCGCTGCAATTGATGAAGCGATGGCCCAAATGCCTGACGTGGTCGCCAAGATTCAGTCCGGCAAGGTTCAAGCTATCGGCGCGCTTATCGGCCCTGTCATGAAGGCTACCCGAGGCCAAGCCGACGCTGCTCGCGTGCGCGAGATTGTGCTCGAGAAGCTCGGTGTCGAGGGCTAA
- the gatA gene encoding Asp-tRNA(Asn)/Glu-tRNA(Gln) amidotransferase subunit GatA produces MGSKNLDIIRMSAAELAAALQAGTVTSVEAVQAHLDRIAAVDPGDNGVHAYLHVNAEEALAVAAEVDALRAAGETLHPLAGVPIAIKDLIVTKGQPTTAGSKMLEGWMSPYDATVIEKIREAKLPMLGKTNLDEFAMGSSTEHSAYGNTRNPWDLGRIPGGSGGGSAAAVAAFEAPLALGTDTGGSIRQPGAVTGTVGSKPTYGGVSRYGAIAMASSLDQIGPVTRTVMDAALLHELIGGHDPKDSTSLNEPVPALVAAAEQGAAGDLSGMRIGVIRELQGDGYEPGVQQRFDEALELLRGAGASIVEVSCPNLQYALAAYYLIMPSEVSSNLAKFDGVRYGKRVVPTEGPVTIERVMGSTRAANFGDEVKRRIILGTYALSAGYYDAYYGSAQKVRTLIQRDFEAAFAEADVLISPTSPTVAFEFGAKSDDPLAMYLNDVATIPANMAGIPGISVPGGLSEGLPVGIQFLAPAHEDARMYRAGAALEALLEKQWGGPLLAQAPDIEAAIAAAGQGEVA; encoded by the coding sequence ATGGGGAGTAAGAATTTGGACATCATTCGTATGAGCGCCGCGGAACTTGCCGCGGCCCTGCAGGCTGGAACCGTTACGTCGGTGGAAGCCGTTCAAGCACATCTGGACCGCATTGCTGCGGTTGATCCGGGCGATAACGGCGTGCACGCGTACCTGCACGTCAACGCTGAAGAAGCGCTGGCCGTTGCAGCGGAAGTTGACGCTTTGCGCGCCGCTGGCGAAACCTTGCACCCCTTGGCCGGCGTCCCAATTGCTATTAAGGACCTGATTGTCACGAAGGGTCAGCCCACCACGGCTGGCTCCAAGATGCTTGAGGGCTGGATGTCGCCGTACGACGCCACGGTGATTGAAAAGATTCGCGAGGCGAAGCTTCCGATGCTGGGTAAGACCAACTTGGACGAGTTCGCGATGGGTTCCTCCACCGAGCACTCCGCGTATGGAAATACGCGCAACCCGTGGGATCTGGGACGCATCCCGGGCGGATCCGGCGGCGGTTCGGCAGCAGCAGTTGCTGCCTTCGAAGCACCTCTAGCGCTCGGAACCGATACGGGTGGGTCTATCCGTCAGCCCGGTGCAGTCACCGGCACGGTGGGCTCCAAGCCCACCTACGGCGGAGTATCCCGCTACGGAGCCATCGCCATGGCATCCTCGTTGGACCAAATTGGCCCAGTAACCCGCACCGTTATGGACGCGGCGTTGCTTCATGAGCTCATTGGTGGCCATGATCCTAAGGACTCGACGTCCTTGAACGAGCCAGTTCCAGCCCTCGTTGCAGCAGCCGAGCAAGGTGCTGCGGGGGACTTGAGCGGAATGCGCATCGGTGTGATTCGCGAGCTTCAGGGCGACGGGTATGAGCCTGGCGTTCAGCAGCGTTTCGACGAAGCTCTCGAACTTCTTCGCGGCGCTGGCGCTTCCATTGTTGAAGTGTCCTGCCCTAACCTGCAATACGCACTGGCTGCCTACTACCTGATCATGCCGTCCGAGGTTTCTTCCAACCTCGCGAAGTTCGACGGTGTCCGTTACGGCAAGCGTGTTGTTCCTACCGAGGGACCCGTGACCATCGAGCGCGTCATGGGATCCACCCGTGCAGCGAACTTCGGTGACGAAGTCAAGCGACGTATCATCTTGGGCACCTACGCTCTGTCTGCCGGATACTACGACGCCTACTACGGCTCCGCCCAGAAGGTTCGTACGCTCATCCAGCGCGACTTCGAGGCGGCCTTCGCCGAGGCAGACGTTTTGATTTCTCCAACGTCTCCGACCGTTGCGTTCGAATTCGGCGCTAAGTCGGATGACCCGTTGGCGATGTACTTGAACGACGTTGCCACGATCCCCGCGAACATGGCCGGCATCCCGGGTATCTCCGTTCCTGGCGGTCTGTCCGAAGGATTGCCGGTGGGTATTCAGTTCTTGGCTCCAGCGCACGAGGACGCACGCATGTACCGTGCGGGCGCCGCGTTGGAAGCTCTCTTGGAAAAGCAGTGGGGCGGGCCGTTGCTGGCTCAGGCTCCAGATATTGAAGCTGCCATCGCAGCTGCGGGACAGGGTGAGGTGGCCTAA
- the gatC gene encoding Asp-tRNA(Asn)/Glu-tRNA(Gln) amidotransferase subunit GatC has product MSAISRDDVAHLARLAHLEMSEAELETMASELAVIVDSIAVVSEAAGDDVPATSHPIPLTNVFREDVVGQTLTQEEALLNAPDSEDGRFKVPAILDGE; this is encoded by the coding sequence ATGTCTGCCATTAGCCGTGATGACGTAGCCCACTTGGCTCGTCTTGCGCACCTGGAAATGTCCGAAGCTGAGCTGGAAACCATGGCGAGCGAACTTGCTGTCATTGTGGACTCGATCGCCGTAGTCAGCGAAGCCGCTGGCGATGACGTTCCTGCCACAAGCCACCCGATCCCGCTCACGAACGTCTTCCGCGAAGACGTGGTGGGTCAAACGCTGACCCAAGAAGAGGCTTTGCTGAACGCGCCGGATTCTGAAGACGGACGTTTCAAGGTGCCGGCAATTTTGGATGGGGAGTAA